From Acidobacteriota bacterium, a single genomic window includes:
- a CDS encoding M4 family metallopeptidase encodes MAHVRLDQTHQGVKVFQGEMITHFQTDGSLASITGDYFQGINISTTPRLTSDEAIAIARQQFGQFPSEQPAAELMILPKNGKYFLTYQIELVDIASENPAATVYFISAKSGKVIWSYDNLETATATGSGRSLYSGTVPLSTNSITGKFELRDMTHGSHYTSDLKGKFFGTGTVFTDTDNTWGSGVSADPSSAAVDAHYGAAKTFDYYKLVHGRNGIANNGRGGYSRIHYGRKYNNAFWSDSCFCMTYGDGDGNTFTALVSIDVAAHEMTHGVTSKTARLVYSGESGGLNEATSDIFGTCTEFFAANSSDPGDYLIGEEITKTSRGWLRSMSDPRGDGASIDHYSQYTNGMDVHYSSGLANHFFYLLSEGGTNRTSGIAVTGITRGKAEKIWYRALTVYMTSGTNYAAARTATLNAARDLYGTGSAEQNAVAATWTACGVN; translated from the coding sequence ATGGCCCACGTGCGATTGGATCAAACCCATCAGGGGGTAAAGGTCTTCCAGGGGGAGATGATTACTCACTTTCAGACGGATGGATCTTTGGCGAGCATCACTGGTGATTATTTCCAGGGAATCAATATTTCAACCACACCGCGCCTGACCTCAGACGAAGCCATCGCCATTGCCAGGCAGCAATTCGGTCAATTTCCAAGCGAACAACCAGCGGCGGAACTGATGATTCTGCCCAAAAACGGGAAGTATTTTTTGACCTATCAAATCGAACTGGTTGATATCGCCAGCGAAAATCCGGCGGCAACGGTGTATTTCATCAGCGCCAAATCCGGAAAGGTCATCTGGAGCTATGACAACCTTGAGACAGCGACCGCAACTGGAAGCGGGCGAAGTTTGTATTCCGGGACGGTGCCGCTCAGCACCAACTCGATTACCGGCAAATTTGAACTCCGCGATATGACCCACGGAAGCCACTACACCTCGGACCTGAAGGGGAAGTTTTTTGGAACCGGTACGGTCTTCACCGATACGGACAATACCTGGGGAAGCGGGGTCAGTGCTGACCCCTCATCCGCTGCCGTTGATGCCCACTATGGTGCCGCAAAGACCTTTGATTACTATAAATTAGTCCACGGTCGAAATGGAATTGCCAACAATGGCCGGGGCGGGTACAGCCGGATTCACTATGGTCGGAAATATAACAATGCTTTCTGGAGCGACAGTTGTTTCTGTATGACCTATGGTGACGGCGATGGCAATACCTTTACGGCACTGGTTTCAATTGATGTGGCGGCCCATGAAATGACCCACGGGGTCACCAGCAAAACCGCACGGCTGGTTTACTCAGGCGAATCTGGCGGACTCAATGAAGCGACATCGGATATTTTTGGCACCTGCACCGAATTTTTTGCCGCCAATTCCAGTGACCCAGGTGACTACCTGATTGGCGAGGAAATCACCAAAACCTCCCGCGGCTGGCTGCGCAGCATGAGTGACCCGCGTGGGGATGGTGCCTCAATTGACCACTACAGCCAGTATACCAATGGAATGGATGTGCATTATTCGTCCGGTCTGGCCAATCACTTTTTCTACCTCCTGTCTGAAGGTGGCACCAACCGAACTTCAGGAATTGCGGTCACGGGTATCACTCGGGGCAAAGCCGAAAAAATTTGGTATCGCGCCTTGACCGTCTATATGACCTCAGGGACCAATTACGCCGCCGCACGGACGGCCACACTTAATGCCGCTCGGGACCTCTATGGCACTGGCAGCGCTGAACAAAATGCGGTTGCCGCAACCTGGACGGCGTGCGGAGTGAATTAA